The DNA region TCACTAAATTTATTGAGGTTTGCTACACCAATAGGTTCTTTTAAGTATTCTCCGACTTTCTTTGCAAATTCAGGGTTGGCAGAACCACTAAAAAGTTTAAAACACGACATTATATTTTTTCCTTGTAATTTATTAGTATTTGTATAGTGCGATTTTATCTAAATACTTCTTATATTGAATTTAGATGTTTTTTGTAAAAAATATATAGACTAGCAGTATATAAAATATACAGATAAAATATTGATTTTTTATTTTTTCATGTTATACTTTGACTGTTCTTCTAATAAAGAGAAGATTAATACAGGAATTTTTTAAGCGCGAGTCCGTTATTTTGATTACACACCTTGTAATTTTGTAATTGCAAAATATTGTTAAGATTTTAAGCACCCGTTCATTTACTTTTAATCTTAAATTAGTTTTGTAATTTTGTGATGATTGTCAATGTTTGACTTCATATGTACTTTCTAGTGTAGAATTCTAAGAGAGAATCCCTCCTCCTCTCTTAGTTTTTAATTATTTTGAAGTATTTTCTATCCATCCACTACCAATAACTTTTTGCCCATCATAAAATACTGCAAGCTGACCTGCCGCAACTCCAAATGCTGGTTGTTTAAGTTTTATGATAGCTTTTGAATCATTTATTATTACTTCACATTCTGTTGTCACACTTCTATATCTTAACTTTACTCCACAATTAAATTTAGTATCATCTATGTACATATTTAAATTATTTGCAGTGACAAAATTTACTTCAAGTGCATCTTTTTCACCTACAACAATTGTATTATTCTTTGGATCTAATTTTGTTACAAAATGAGGAACATGTGCTCCATCTACAGTAAATCCTCTTCTTTTACCAATCGTATAATGCATATAACCTTTATGTTTTCCTACTACATTACCTTGTTGATCAAGAACATCTCCGGGGATATCTATATTTGCATGTTTTTTTACAACATCTGTATATACAGTTTCTACAAAGCAGATTTCTTGTGATTCATTTTTTTCTGTTATTTTTTTATAAGCAACATCAAGTTGAGCTGCAAATTTTATAATATCTTCTTTTTTATAAGTGCTCAATGGAAACATCATATATGGTAATGCTTCTTTTTCTACTTGTGAAAGAAAATAACTTTGATCTTTTGTTTTATCATCAGCTTCATAGAAAAATTTACCATCAGTTTTTGCATAATGCCCTGTTGCTAAATATGAAGCTTTATGATCTTTGGCAAACTTTAGCATAGCCCCAAATTTTATTTGTCTATTGCATTTAACACATGGATTTGGAGTTGTTCCTTGTAAATAAGAATCTACAAAATAATCGTAAACTTCTTGTGTAAATTTATCTGCTAAATCTAATATATGATATTTAATACCTAAATATTCTGCAACATCTTTTATATATCCAATATTTTTTTCATGATAACCATCAGTTCTATTATGAAGTTTTAAATAAACACCTTCAACTTCAAATCCATCTTTTTGTAGCATATATGCAGTAACTGATGAGTCAATTCCTCCACTCATTCCTACCATTACTTTCTTTTTCATTTATGTCCTTTAAAAAGTCTCTTTTTAAGATTATTTTTTAATAAAGGAATAATCACTGATTCTCTATTTGCCCAATTTTATGAAGAACTATTATGTTCTTCATTTTTATAATTAATGTGAGATTTAATTTTTGGTGTTAGGCGCATCTTGAAAGGATCGCTTTCTTCCATATTTATTTTTTAATGAGTAATAAAAGATGAGATTATAACATATTAATTATAATCACTAATAAATCCACCACCAAGACAATAATTACCATCATATAAAACAAGACTTTGTCCTAAAGTTACTGCTCTTTGTAGATTATCAAATTCAACTATAACTTTTTCATCATTAACTTCTACTACGGTACATGCTTGTTTTTGCTGACGATAACGAACTTGTGCCATTAATTTATCACCAATTTTTGGTGGAGTTTCTAATACCCAATGCATATGACTAGCTTCTACATTTTTACTCATAAGTAATGGATGATTTGTATCTTGTACAATTGTTAAAGTATTATTTGTCATGTCTTTTTTAGCAACATACCATGGTTTATGAATATTATTTTCTAATTCCGTTTCTTTAATGCCTCCAAGACCAATACCTTTTCTTTGTCCTAGTGTATAACAAACAAGACCTTTGTGTTTACCTATTACTTTTCCATGTTCATCTATGATGTCTCCAGGGATTGCTTTTAAATATTGGGTAATAAATTCATCAAATTTTTGTTTACCAATAAAACATATTCCTGTGCTATCTTTTTTATCACTTACTGGTAAATTATGTTCTTTTGCTATTTGTCTAACTTCTTTTTTTGTTAAATCTGCAAGTGGAAACATTGCTTGAGAAAGTTGTTCACTTGATAATGCATGTAGAAAATAACTTTGATCTTTTGTATTATCTTTTGGTGTATCTAAAACATAATGATCTTTATATTGAGCTATTTTTGCATAATGTCCAGTAGCAATAAAATCAGCACCCATTTTTTTTGCTTCATTTAAAAATACATTAAATTTAATTTCACGATTACATAAAATATCAGGATTTGGAGTAAGACCTTTTTTTAGACCTTCTAAGAACACATCAAATACTTTTGTTCTGTACTCTTCAACAAAGTCTTTACCTTTTACTTCAATGCCTATTAATTTACCTACTTTTTTTGCATCTTCAAACTCGATACGGTTAGGACATTGGCTACCTTCGATGCCATATTCCCAATTACGCATAAATAAGCCTTGTACATCATAACCTTGTTGTTTTAGTAGTAATGCTGTAACTGAAGAGTCAACACCACCAGACATTCCTACTACTACTTTTTTTTTCATAATTTGCCTTTAAAAAAAAGTTCCTTTTTAAAAGAACTTATAATATTATGTTTACTTTTTTACATTGGAACAAAGTTTCAATGTAAAACAAGCTTGTCTTTAGAATATTTGAGAAAATTCTAAAGAGAACAATGAGTTGTTCTATAAATGTTTTAAAGGAATAATCACAGACTCTCTGTTTGCCCAATCTTTATGAGGAATAATAAGTTTTTTTGTATTAATTTTCTTATCGTCAAAAAATATAATATCTATATCCAAGGTTCTAGGCGCATCTTGAAAGGATCGCTTTCTTCCCAATCTTTTTTCTAATCTTAGCATATTTTTTAGAAAATCATTTGGTGCTAGATTAGTTTTAAGCGCAATTATACCATTTAAAAAGTCATTTTGTTCCAAAAAACCAAAAGGTGGGTTAAGAAGTAGGGGTGATGTTATAAGTATATCAAATCTTGTATCAGCTTTTAAATATAAGAATAACTTATCAAATCTTTTTTTAACATTTCCTATATTACCTCCTATACCGATAGTAACAAGATGTTTTTTATCTGATTCTTTTTTTGATATATATGGAAAATTATTTGTATAGTATAGTGTCAAATCATTATTTATTTTTTTTCTCATTTTTCTCCTAAATCTAAACTAAAGTAAATTTATCAACTTTATAAAATTACAGCCTTACCATCAATCATTGCAATTGTATCTTCTATTCTTACTCCAAATTCATTTGGAAGATAAATACCAGGTTCAATTGTAAATACCATATTATCTTCAATGATTACATCAGATTTAGAGTTTATAAATGGGAATTCATGAATATCTAAACCAACTCCATGTCCAGTGCTATGTACAAAGTATTTACCGTAACCAGCTTTTGTAATTACATCTCTTGTAAGAGCATCAATTTGTGATGCTTTCATTCCTGAACGTGCATTATTAATTGCATTAAGTTGTGCTTTATATACTAAATCATAAATTTTTTGATGTTTTTTATTTTTGAAATTTTGTTCTCTTTTAAAAGAGAATGTTTCAAAATCTACATGGGAAGTACAAGTTCTATCTGAACAATATCTTTTATATTTAATTCCTGCATCAACTAAAAGTAAATCATTTAATTTTAATTTTTTCTTTGTTGGTAAAGCATGAGGTTTTGCAGCATTTTCATTTATTGCAACTATGGGTTCAAAACTTAAATCAAATTTACCTGTTTGACTCATTTTTTCTATGGCTTTAAAATATAATAGTTGTTCTTTTTGGTTAAAGCCATTTTTTCTTATATATTTTGCTAAATATTTAAAACCTTCTTTCCCTAATTTTGCAGCTTTACTTAATATTGCAATTTCATCATCAGATTTAATAATCCTTTTTTGTTTTGAAAAATTTAATTCTTCAATAAATTCAATATCTAAATCTTCAACTAATGTTTTGTAAATGTGATAGGTAAAATCATTTGGATCAAAGGTGAGTTTTTTTATTTTACTATCTTTTAATAGTTCTTTTGTTGTTTTTATTAAATCACTTGATTCTATAATAGAACAATTTCTAGCATACTCTTTTGCTTCTAGCACATATCTTGCATCAGTAAGAAAAAAACTCTCACTTCCTAACGTAATAAATATTACATTATCACAAGAAAATCCACATTCATAATAGATAGCATTTTCATCTCGTAATATATAGTTTTCCATAACTCATCTTTCATTAACAAAAATTTTAATATAATCTTATCTAAAATTTATAAAAGGAAATATAATATGAAAATTGCAGTAATTCAAGGTCCAAATTTAAATATGTTAGGAATTAGAGAAAAACATATTTATGGACCAATGTCTTTAGAGCAAATACATGAACAATTAAAAGCAAGTGCAGACCAAAATAATGTGGAATTAGAGTTTTTTCAATCTAATTTAGAAGGTGAAATTGTTGATAGAATTCAAGAATGTTTAGGTGAAGTAGATGGAATTATTATTAATCCAGCAGCATATTCTCATACATCAATTGCAATAAAAGATGCTTTAAGTGCTGTAAATCTTCCAGTAGTAGAAGTACATATATCAAATATTTATAAAAGAGAAGAGTTTAGACAAAAATCAATTACAGCTAGTGCAAGTACTGGTGTAATTTCTGGATTTGGTCCATTTGGTTATCATTTAGGATTAATTTCATTAATGCAAATGATTACAGAAATTAAAGCTGTTCAGCAAGCAAATGATGCTAAAGAACAATAATTGTAATGAAACTAATAAGTGCAAAGTGGGTAATTACCTGCGATGAAAATAGTAGCATCATAGAAAATGGTGCTATTGTTTATGATAAAAAAATAATACAAATTGATACATTAGAAAAAATACAAGAAAATTATCCAAACTTACAACCTTTAATATTAGAAGAAAATTCTGTTTTAATGCCAGGTCTTATTAATACTCATGTTCATTTGGAATTTAGTTCTAATTCTACAACACTAAAGTATGGTAATTTTATGTTATGGTTAAACTCTGTAATTGGTTCAAGAGATGAACTTATTCAAAAAGCAACTACAAATCTTATTGAAAAAAAACTAGATAAAATGAAAAAAAGTGGTACTACAACTATTGGTGCTATTTCATCTTATGGTTTTGATATGCAAGCTTGTTTAAATTCTCCTATAAATACAGTTTTTTTTAATGAAGTAATTGGAAGTAAAGCAGATATGATTGATACATTATTTGCTGATTTTAAATCAAGACTTGAAGAATCTAAAAAAAATAAAAATAGTAGTTTCTTCCCAGCTATTGCAATACACTCTCCATATTCTGTACATCCAATACTTATAAGAGAGACTTTAAATATAGCTAAAAATGAAAATCTACCTGTAAGTGCACACTTCTTAGAATCTATAGAAGAGTATGATTGGTTACATAAAGATGAAGGTGGGTTTACAGATTTTTTTAAAAACTTTTTGGGTCAAGAAAAAGCTGTTACTAGGCCAATGAATTTTTTAAATCAATTTGAAGGTATAAAGAATTTATCTTTTACTCATTGTGTTGAGGCAAGTAATGAAGA from Malaciobacter molluscorum LMG 25693 includes:
- the mnmA gene encoding tRNA 2-thiouridine(34) synthase MnmA, translated to MKKKVMVGMSGGIDSSVTAYMLQKDGFEVEGVYLKLHNRTDGYHEKNIGYIKDVAEYLGIKYHILDLADKFTQEVYDYFVDSYLQGTTPNPCVKCNRQIKFGAMLKFAKDHKASYLATGHYAKTDGKFFYEADDKTKDQSYFLSQVEKEALPYMMFPLSTYKKEDIIKFAAQLDVAYKKITEKNESQEICFVETVYTDVVKKHANIDIPGDVLDQQGNVVGKHKGYMHYTIGKRRGFTVDGAHVPHFVTKLDPKNNTIVVGEKDALEVNFVTANNLNMYIDDTKFNCGVKLRYRSVTTECEVIINDSKAIIKLKQPAFGVAAGQLAVFYDGQKVIGSGWIENTSK
- the mnmA gene encoding tRNA 2-thiouridine(34) synthase MnmA, with product MKKKVVVGMSGGVDSSVTALLLKQQGYDVQGLFMRNWEYGIEGSQCPNRIEFEDAKKVGKLIGIEVKGKDFVEEYRTKVFDVFLEGLKKGLTPNPDILCNREIKFNVFLNEAKKMGADFIATGHYAKIAQYKDHYVLDTPKDNTKDQSYFLHALSSEQLSQAMFPLADLTKKEVRQIAKEHNLPVSDKKDSTGICFIGKQKFDEFITQYLKAIPGDIIDEHGKVIGKHKGLVCYTLGQRKGIGLGGIKETELENNIHKPWYVAKKDMTNNTLTIVQDTNHPLLMSKNVEASHMHWVLETPPKIGDKLMAQVRYRQQKQACTVVEVNDEKVIVEFDNLQRAVTLGQSLVLYDGNYCLGGGFISDYN
- the folK gene encoding 2-amino-4-hydroxy-6-hydroxymethyldihydropteridine diphosphokinase: MRKKINNDLTLYYTNNFPYISKKESDKKHLVTIGIGGNIGNVKKRFDKLFLYLKADTRFDILITSPLLLNPPFGFLEQNDFLNGIIALKTNLAPNDFLKNMLRLEKRLGRKRSFQDAPRTLDIDIIFFDDKKINTKKLIIPHKDWANRESVIIPLKHL
- a CDS encoding M24 family metallopeptidase gives rise to the protein MENYILRDENAIYYECGFSCDNVIFITLGSESFFLTDARYVLEAKEYARNCSIIESSDLIKTTKELLKDSKIKKLTFDPNDFTYHIYKTLVEDLDIEFIEELNFSKQKRIIKSDDEIAILSKAAKLGKEGFKYLAKYIRKNGFNQKEQLLYFKAIEKMSQTGKFDLSFEPIVAINENAAKPHALPTKKKLKLNDLLLVDAGIKYKRYCSDRTCTSHVDFETFSFKREQNFKNKKHQKIYDLVYKAQLNAINNARSGMKASQIDALTRDVITKAGYGKYFVHSTGHGVGLDIHEFPFINSKSDVIIEDNMVFTIEPGIYLPNEFGVRIEDTIAMIDGKAVIL
- the aroQ gene encoding type II 3-dehydroquinate dehydratase, whose protein sequence is MKIAVIQGPNLNMLGIREKHIYGPMSLEQIHEQLKASADQNNVELEFFQSNLEGEIVDRIQECLGEVDGIIINPAAYSHTSIAIKDALSAVNLPVVEVHISNIYKREEFRQKSITASASTGVISGFGPFGYHLGLISLMQMITEIKAVQQANDAKEQ
- the mqnF gene encoding aminofutalosine deaminase family hydrolase, translating into MKLISAKWVITCDENSSIIENGAIVYDKKIIQIDTLEKIQENYPNLQPLILEENSVLMPGLINTHVHLEFSSNSTTLKYGNFMLWLNSVIGSRDELIQKATTNLIEKKLDKMKKSGTTTIGAISSYGFDMQACLNSPINTVFFNEVIGSKADMIDTLFADFKSRLEESKKNKNSSFFPAIAIHSPYSVHPILIRETLNIAKNENLPVSAHFLESIEEYDWLHKDEGGFTDFFKNFLGQEKAVTRPMNFLNQFEGIKNLSFTHCVEASNEDLKKIKSLNAIINHCVTSNRILNNTKLDLSRIDDTDFAIGTDGLSSNNSLSMFDEMRNVLMMHTDFEINSFAKKILKASTSNASRALGLNKGILQNGKDADIIAINLPDKLKHKEDIATHIILHTKYVKKTIIGGEDV